Sequence from the Onthophagus taurus isolate NC unplaced genomic scaffold, IU_Otau_3.0 ScKx7SY_15, whole genome shotgun sequence genome:
ATAAAATGCATTTGAGGAAGtccattaataaatataccaGAAAAGACGAACATGATGACATTCAAACTGGAAATGAAAACACAGTTAGTAAAAATAATGACGAGGATCATGTTACTCAGGAGAAAGGAGAAGAGACAGAAAGGGGAAGACAGAACACACAGGATCAGGAGAGTGTACGAACTAGGTCAGGAAGAGAAATAAGGAAACCTGATTGGTTTAAAGATTACgtataagaataaataaatacacaaatataaaacaaaaagggGAGATGTTGGGTGTTTGAGTTATGgttactttttataataagAGGTTGGTAATATGAGAGCGTGACATCAGCAAAAATGGCATCACGATGACCACGCGTAACAGGTAACAGATCAGAGTGGGCATTGCTAATAAGAAGttagtataataataattgttagtaAGAAGTAAGAACGTTATTAGTTGTATGAATATTGTTAATGTAATAATAGTGaagaatataaatataataagtaACGGTGttgaagtttaattaaataaacgaaGAATTAAACAAGCTAAGATGCTACAGCTAAGTAAAGTTGTAGAATGAAACCTATTTTCTTCGTATTCTGTTGTGTTCTAAATGTGTTTGtctacataaattatttttaagcatTAAAACCACAGTgcttttaacaattattttcttaatactgTATAAAAAGAATACGACATTCGCAAAATCTGGAAAACGTAAGTTTAATTTAGTATAATCTTTAAGTAAGTAAAATAACTTACCTTAACTAAAAGTGGTAAAGataattcaacaaatttcgAAGCGGTGAAAACAACTGGATTGTTCATTCGTAATATGTTTATAATCATCATACTTTTCAATGATTTACTCACCGAAAACCATTCATTTTGGTAAATAGCAAACGGTATCTCTGAAAACTAAATAACAAAGTGTCCTAATCTTGTATCAGTTTAAGTtaatcattttgatatttacagCCATAGATGTATTTTGAGCAAAAATGCAGTAAATCGAGAGTTGGGTCGCCAAAGCAAAATAAACTTGGAGTTGAACGAAAAACGCCGCGCTATAAGCTTCAAGctaaaatattacaataattaataactaaattataatctaaaagATAAAGCGAGAATTTAAACACTTACATTTGTTGTCATAAATAGGCAAcacatcaaattaaatagtGAAAATATAACTTGTACAAAAGCGATGTGTTGAAAAATACTTTCAATGTCGCTTGAAATTCTGccaaaatcaagaaaatataagctgtgaaataaaattagatataTAATTTACCTTAATAATCTTTGTAACGACTTTGTTAATTCTTTCATATCAAGATTAATTCTATTTTCC
This genomic interval carries:
- the LOC111419245 gene encoding odorant receptor 63a-like, whose translation is MKELTKSLQRLLRISSDIESIFQHIAFVQVIFSLFNLMCCLFMTTNLEAYSAAFFVQLQVYFALATQLSIYCIFAQNTSMAFSEIPFAIYQNEWFSVSKSLKSMMIINILRMNNPVVFTASKFVELSLPLLVKILRMSYSFYTVLRK